The following DNA comes from Chrysemys picta bellii isolate R12L10 chromosome 25, ASM1138683v2, whole genome shotgun sequence.
CAAAATAAGGTAAAATGTCATATCCTTGGTATTTTAATTGAATGGAGCTTTTGCCAAAAATGGGGAAAACAGCACATACTACAGTGTCTGTTCTGTGTGTCCTGGTATTGGCTTCTTTACAAAGTTGCattaaatgtgtttaaaaaaaaatgtaaatatggCTTTACCGACCCAAAGGACCTTATGGCAAGGACTGCATCCTTTCTTATACAAGGCTGAGTGCAGGACTATTGCTTGGTTATACTGCATAAGCATACATCTTTCCGAATAGGAAACTGGGTATTGAATGAGAAAAACATTGTACTACCTGATCTGTATTGAGAAGCCTAGAAAAGGAGAGAATAGAGGGATTTAGCAAAGCTAACTAAACTACATAAAATACTACAGACAAACTTAATCCATTTAATCATCATGTGAATTACATTGTTTGGTATTCCACAGTTGCCTATACAGAAATGTATACATGTCTAAAACAAGCATAGATGTATTGTTTGGTGGAAGGGTAAGAACGAGAGGGGCCTTTCTTCTCTCTGACAACTTCTTGTCTCATGGTTGTTAAGGACACTCCTTTTATTTGGGTAATGAGGGTCCAAAATCCTGGCACAAATCAGTGGCATACTAGAGTAAAATATTGGCAGTAAGTAGGATCTAACTTTGCTACAGCTTTGGCTCCCCTTGTTATGTTTTAGTGATTTATAGTGGCTTTGTGATTGACTTCTGCTCTTTtatatgtacaaaaataaaaacatattttggttttttaaatataCCATGGTGAGGGTACATTAGAGAAGAATATACTAATGCTAAAGTATGCCGAGTAGTAATATAGCATAAGCTTCAGTTTGCAATAAATTCTTATAAATACATGCTTGGTAAATCAGTCTGGCTAGGAATGAAAAGAGCTGAAACCTGCTTCCTAATCTGTAGGAATATTTAACCTATCAAACATGCTGTTGGAGGTCTAAAATTACAGCAAGTTTTGGTTGAGCTCTTCTGGAGAAAGTGCTCTAGGAATTGAGGTACTGAGAATGATGTAGACAGTATGAATCTAAAAACATCTGTACCTTCTAATTTCAGGTGCATCAGAAATTCCTCAAAGGTTCTGCGGAGAAGGAGAAGCTGAGATCGCAAAGAGTAAGGCATTTTCACTGACCTAGAAAGTTTACCTGCTGTGCTTTTTGCGTTGAATAGTAAGCAAAGCCTTTTGCGTTTCCTTTTGGTCCACTTTAACACctctcttcctgcttctccagtTCTTctaactaagggtacatctacactacaggggggagtcgatttaagatacgcaaattcagctacgtgaatagcgtagctgaattcgacatatcgcagccgacttaccccgctgtgaggacggcggcaaaatcgacttctgcggctttctgtcggcggcgcttactcccacctccgctggtggagtaagagcgccaattcggggatcgattgtcgcgtcccgttgggacacgataaatcgatccccgagaggtcgatttctacccgccgattcaggcgggtagtgtagacctagcctaaggaaTGTGGAATCTTTATGCATGCAGTTAAAAGTTCTTGGCTTGTCCTGAAATTGCCTAATGCATGAGTAGTAGCTTTGCTTATCTCCTGTGTGATATGCGCTATAATATGAATTAAAGAAAAACGTAGGTAtgtttcccactgacttcagaaatgCTGAGAAGGATTCTTTATTTTCCTCAAACTTTTTAACTGACTATATAGATACTCTCTCGTCATATATTTCTGCCAAACGGCTTGGAAATCCTGAAGAACCTTTGCTCTAGGGCCGCCTCCTTCAACATTCTTCCTCTTTTCTTGACAGCTACAAATGATGTccagtttccattaaaaaaaaaaaatctgacagtgGCCTGCTTGCCTGTGTGATTTGCTGGGTGAGCTGGCAGGTACTGCTCCAGGCAGCATTTGTGAGCTGCATCCTATATCCATTAGAAAGCTGCTGGTCAGCTACTCCCTTGTAGTGTTATGGTGCTATCATGTAATATCACTTCCATACCACTCTTTCCTGTAATGAAGTGCTAATATAAAGCCCCTGATTAAATAGACTTTTATGCATAATCTGCAACAAATATTTACTTTGTTGCATGCTGGAACTAGACTGGCGCTGGAACTAGACTGGCGCTGGAACTAGACTGGCGCTGGAACTAGACTGGCATTTTGCCAGAAGCTACTAAAACAAGCATCACGTATAAGCACCTATCATGTTCTCTCAGTAACTTGGTTACAAGATCTAATGATGGCCTGTCCCTGTTTCATATAAGCTACATTAACATTGTAGTTTAGATGGAGTTTGGGACAGACTTAGAAATCTTGGCTTTTTATATGCAACATACTTTGTGCCAACAATCTGTTGTACTCTCGCATTCCATATATACATACTCCTACTTTCAGACATTTGATTGGGCTGAGTGAAAGCCTCTCTAGTGCACCGCTCCTgctgtttatttatatataaaggtTTGCTGTTATCTAGACAACTTACAAAGCCACGTCGGCCAATAAATCTTCAGAGGATTGAGTCTTTCTAGCAGTCAATGAAGTTCTTATCAACACATTCTTTATAGGATTGCTGCCATAGACATAATTTTGTATCAGTTTGTCAGACTTCTGTTGCAGATATCTGTGCAGCACAAGCTTTGCTTGGTAAATACAGGCATCTGCTGGAGGCCTGAAATGTGAACTCAGTAGACAGAAGCTAGAAACTGACAGTATGGGGCATTTGGATGTCTAAGTACAGATTTCCTTAGCTCCCAGATATAGCATGTGCATGTAGTGCCATCAAACAGGGGCTATCTTGGGATCTATCGCTGTACTAAACATAACACAACCTCAGAATATTTCAGTAGATGCTGCAGCTGAGAAAAATAGCTCAGGCTTGCCTCAGGATATTCTAATGTAAGTTCTAACATCACTTATGTTTGCCTTCCCTACTCCTCCCATAATACTacttagatcagtggtccccaactttTTTCGTCTGGCAAGTGCCAGACGACAAGCCACAGGGGACTGTGGCGGCAGAcaagcatccgccaaaatgccgccgacaagcggcaacgtcaataggcgtcgctgccgaaatgccgccgacaagcagtgtcatccagaggcgtcaccgCCAAaaatcagcggcatttcggcggcggcacctctggatgacgctgcttctcggcagcatttcggcggatgcttgtccgccggccagtacgcagGCGCACTTAGATGTTGGGGTCCCCTGACTTAAATTATCATAGCAACCCAAGGTGTCAAATTACCTTAAATGAACTGATGAACCAGTAAAAATGTCTCCTTGCTTTTAGAATTATATAGGAAATAAAATATCTGCATAATGCAAATGGTGGTGGTCATCATGTTTTTAGGAAGTAAAGTGGGTCTCCTTCAGAAACTCCATCTGGATATGAAAGTGATTTCTAATTGGGTTTTCACATTAGGAATTTCTAACAGTAGGTAGCCATAAATGAAAATAAGAGCATGAAAATGCAGTACCTAATAGGATATGTATTTCcccaaatatcttttaaaaactaCCATAATCAAATCTAGAAAAGTCTTTCTCTTGTATACTTAAATTTCCATAAACAAATATGTATTCTCAGACTTAATAATTAAAACATACAACAAAATTGAACACAAACTTCCTTCAGTATGCAGAACATGATTAAAACACTGTACAACTGACAGGCCCGttgaggaggggagagggagccaAACCCATTAATCAACAGGTGTTTGAGGACCAGCTTCACAGAATGGTTTAGCTTGCCCAGGCAACTAATGACAGTACGTAAATCCTCTAACTGTCTTACTCCTCGCTGGTAACCTGAAACAAAACCAGGCCACAGGCTAAACACTCAGTGCAAGAACTTACACCAGTAACCCAACAGCACAAACAGTTGTGCTAATCTATTCTTTTGATACATAGCTGCATAATATGCATGACAGGGACATTTATTGAACTGTTTGTTTGGCAACTAGGATCAAGAACGTGCAGATAAGCTGCAGAAGTTGCAAgcagaaaaggaggaaaaaggGAGGCTGAAAGAAGAGGCAAAAGCCGCAAAAGAGCGGGCCAAGGAAGAGGCAAAGaagaagaaggaggaagagaaagaactgaaagagaaggaaaggagagagaaaaaggaaaaagatgaaAAGGAAAAGGCTGAGAAGTTACGAGTGAAGGAGGAAAAACGCAAGGAGAGACAGGAAGCTTTAGAGTAAGTGATTTGTGTCCATAACTTGTATTGTCCTAGAGTTGTACAGGTTTAAAGGTGCTTGTAGAAATAAGCTATCAACATTAAGGGGTTGCGCTGATTTAACTATCTGTTTCTAAATAATTTTAGTACCAGTTTTAACTATGTGGACCTGCCCTTAGTCTTAAGAATTTTCTACTTGAATGCAGATGATAAACTGAGCTCCTACTTTGAAATGGCTGAAAAGAGGTTTCGTGCTTCACCTGAGGTTTTTCCTCTTCATGTCATGGCTGGGGaatgtctctttttaaaaaagtgtttttatgtTAACCACAAATCCCTCTTCTGGATGTTGGAGTGAGTTGAAAATGGATAACTAGTAATGTAGACATGGTTGAACATATAAACTTCCAGTGCAGAAGACATGAATAGGCTTTTGTTCCACATTCTTGCTGGTTTTGATCAAATGAATGGACTGCCCTTTTGTTCCATTTGTACAatgggtcttggtccatgactggaccTCGTAGGCTCTACCACAATACGAATAATAAATACTGTCACCTTAATGACTTGTGTGGTAACTCCTTAAATTAACTTTATATTTTAAAGGGCAAAActtgaagagaaaaggaagaaagaggaggagaaacggttaaaagaggaggaaaaggtaaaaatttcttgttttattttggaGTTTTGCTGTCCCTCTAATGCTTTCTATCTAGGTTCTTGTACTGGAATTGGAGACTGCTAGTGTCCTTGATCACCCTGACACCCACATTTCCCTTGCTAGAACATCCAGAACATGGCTTCCAATATCCCCCTATCCCCCTCTTTGAATCTCTCCATTTGCTCTCCCTTCTCCATTGCATCAAATTTGAACTTCTTGTGTTCTTATTCAAAGTGCTATGTGTTCAATCTAGTCTTATTGCACTACTCCACCAGTGATGCCTTGGTGCACCTCTATCCATTGCTCCCATCAGTGCTGTGGCCTTTGTTCACACTTGTCCATCTCCACCTTCCTCTCCCCAAAAAATATAAAAGCTTTCTCTGTTCTGGTCTGTCAAGCTGCTGCCCTGTCCATAAATCCTTGCGGAACTTGCCTCTTTCGACAATGCTCACAAATCATGCTGCAGCATGGAGTTGTTGGCCTTCTCGTTCTTGTTTGTGAAGGAGTATCTGGGCCAGTATGGAAATTATGACCTTTCAGGTCTCTGGGCTACAAATGGGGAACAGTGGCAATATGGAAATCCTTCCAAAAGTCACTGGGGAGCAACTCATGTACTTGCTCAGAGGATATTGTGATGGGCTTTTGACAGATCTTTCATCCAAAGCTCTCATAACCCATCCTCTGAGCAGGATAACAGTACAAGCCCTCCACCAAAGCACCATTCTTCCCACTCAAATTCTGACACAGGCACTCAAGTGATGAATTTAAAGCAGGAGAAAAGAGAACTGGAGCAACCCCTCATCCGAACACCTAGCCTCTTTAGCCTGCCCACTTGTTTTGTTGTGTTCAGTTATAGGATTCCAACACAGGACAAGGCAATAGTAGTACATTCATTTGTTATTGGTCACTATTGGTGTCCAAATTTGTACTAGGTGTTTCACAGAAAGCAACAACCTTTGTTAATGTTTCGTTGTATTACAGGAGCTGAGCAAAAAGACCAAACCCCTCACTCCATACCTCATCCTGGACTTTAGTGAGCTAAAGAGTGTAACCCCTGTTAAAGACTGGGCCATATTAATGTTCATTTAATAAGTTGATAACATGTATTTCAACCCTCTAATTCCAGCGCATTAATGCACAGAAGGCAGAAATCACCAGGTTCTTTCAGAAACCAAAGACTCCACAAGCCCCCAAGGTCAGTTATTGCTAAtcattttctttatttctctGCTTCATTTACTATCTTCTGAACCAACACACTAGTTCTGTTAATGACATGCATCCACACCTTTTTCTTTTCAAGTGAACAAACTTGAGGACTGActtctaatttattttaaaaagtgatggcTGTGCATCTGTGGTTAGACAATTGAAAACTTTGTGGCTGATGCTGTGAGGGACAGAATTGTAATCTCTTATGGTAGAGATCATACTTCTTGCCAGTTATACTGAAAATCCATGACTCGTTTAATAGTTTTTTCCAGGAATGATTACAAGACTTTAATTCTCCTCAAGGGGATCTGCTGAACTCACAAATAAGAAGTATGTAATCCGggatagtcaataggcagaccgcaGGCTAACTActgaccaccagatgcttttgaacagaccccaaaatgtttttatttattatcattattgtttttaattattttctttggagtctggaccttgactgtgCCTTGGCCAAGAAagttggaccttgacaaaaaatagatTACCCCTGATCCTAGCATCTCTTGAAATATCAAGACTTTAGATTTAACTCAAATGGGCTAGTGCTGCTGTTTTTCAGATGCTGATGGATTCAGACTTTAACATTTCTAAACGTACTTTTAATTTCAGACCCTTGCTGGCTCCTGTGGGAAATTTGCTCCCTTTGAAATTAAAGAGAACATGGTCCTGGCTCCACTCTGTCGTGTTGCCTTTGATCAGGACCTCTCAGATCAGTTAGATCAGCTCCTACAAGCACAGAATAATGACATTTCTTTCTTGGAAGAACTAAAGTGCCGCAAGCCACATAAATCTGGACCTACCATTGTCTGTTACCGCAGTGCTGACATAGTCAACAGGTTAGTCTGGGGCTTGGGGTTGCTGTTCACTTACATACCAACTGTGAAAACAGTGTTGGAAAATGGTTTGCACCAACAGCAGTGATCACACCAAAAAGtggggtttttcttttaaaatagtcCTGTATGAGCTTCGTCACCACAGGAAGCAATGTATTGTGATGCAGATTTCCTTGATTCCATACACAAGCTCACAAATCCTTCTCCGCAGGGAGTCTTGCACTTGAACAGTGTCCAGTGCAGAAAGGGAGCGCTCTGTTTGCTTCATCTAGGGTtttgtctacattggcactttcatcaaaacttttgttgctcaagggtatgaaaaaacacccccttgaaCGACAAACGTTTTAATGACAAAGCGAAGCTACCagccctcgttggaggtggttttattttgtcactggAAAGCTCTCTCCCGGCGATAAAGAATGGCTACACTGCAAACCTTACAACGGcgcagctgcagtggcacagccgcCATGTTGTAAGGTTCGCTGTGCAGACCTAGCCAAAATAACATGGCTTTAACAAATAGGTGCCGTCAGATAGTTAAACCAGAGCTGCTATCACACACAGGTTGGTGTCGTTATTTAGGGAGGGACCCTGGCCGGGATAGAAGCTTTGTCCTTGCAAGCAGACGGTGGCGAAGTGTCGTTAATTCAAACACTCTAGAATTGTTTGAGACTGCTGAACTGAAGAGGGTCTCTCAGGCCTTTAAGTGATGTCTGTGGCTTCTCTCTGAGCAGCAGTGGAGTGTGAAACCACTGAGGGCTGTGTTTGTTTCAACAGTGATGTGGTGATAGTGGATAGCTGCAAAATGGACAATGTTCCCGAAAGGAAGAAGTTTGGCAGGATGAAACTCCTACAGTTTTCTGAGAATCATCGACCTGCGTACTGGGGCACATGGAATAAGAAAACCACTGTCATTCATCCCAGGAATCCCTGGTCAAAGGACAGTGTAAGCATTTCACAATCAGCATGGTCTTACCCATGCCTTACTGATTGCTCTCTTTCAATTCTGAAGCAGACCTTGTCTCCAAATACCCATGCGTTCTTCTCTTGCATTTCACAGACCAGTTGTCATTTATTCCCTCTTGCTGCTGTTTGAATTGTTGCATGAACTCTTGCATTGCTCTCTGAGTTCACTGACTGAGTGGTGACGGGGACATTTCTCATTACAGAAACTGCTCGACTATGAGATAGATAGTGATGAAGAGTGGGAAGAGGAAGAACCAGGAGAATCTCTCTCTCACAGTGAAGGGGTGAGGATTTCCTGCGCTAGCCAGCCTTAAAGTTATGGAGATGATTCAAAAGAAACATAGCTGTCATAGTGGACTGAAGCTTTGTTGTTGTTAGTTTCAAACCAGACAAATGACGCTTTTTTCTGAGACTGTTCACGTCTGGATTCTTGCTGCTTGTTGAAACTCTTGCTAGGTGATTTATAAAGTGCAGTTTCTAGTAAAGTTAACTTTATCTTcaggatgatgatgaggagggaggagaagatgaagatgatgatgatggctTTTTTGTACCCCATGGGTACCTATCGGAGGATGAAGGAGTGACAGAAGTAAGTGAACTGAGTGACCATGGGCCTCAATTTCCTTGTTTCCCAAATGTACTGTGTAATTCGTTGCATACCTTTCAGGAGGGCACTGCTGGGTTGGCTCAAATGTCTAAAGATTTGGGCGCTGTTCTCATTGGTGCAAACTGCATGCTTTGCTAGTTGGTAGAGGAGAGGCAGCCTGCTTGGAATAGGACGGGTCTGCTTATCTgtttaacaaagaaatgaaaTGTATACTTCAGCCTTTAATACTAGCACACTCTACAGTCAGTTAGCATATCGGTGTCTTTGCACTTCCAGATAGGTATATACTGCAGCATTTTGATCCAAGCAGGGGAGAACAACATTGGATAGAGGCAGTTTTATTCACTTACATCCCTCTTTGTTACAATCAGAGTTTAATATGTTGTATGGCCATATGAAAATCCAAGAAAGCTCTTCTATGGTGAGTGGAGTAGAGGAAGGTTGAGCTAGGAGAAGGAGCTACCAATAGCATATAATGATTTCTCCCACCTCTCTAATAGCACATTTGTATAGTGAGTGGTAGTTAGAGGAGCATTTGAAATACCTGTAACACTGTAGTGAAAGACAATGCTGATCGTAAGCTTCTGCCCAGGATGAAGAGGGTGAGTTAGAAATTCCACCAGACCAAAGGATGACACACTTTGCTGTATGGGCAACGTAAAACCGAATGCGAGGATGTTCTCTCCTCAGCGTGAAAACCCACAGCTAGGAATATTCCAGCCAGAAGAGAGGAAATAAGCAGCTCATAATGGTCTCTTTAGCCTGTTGGTCTCAGGGAAAATGTGTAACATCCCAGGAAAGCTTCTACAACAGGGTGACCCTACACTTGGAAGCTTTACTTCTAAACAGCTTATAAAGAGACATTCATCAGGAATGGGCTGAAATCCCATCCTTGAGAGTAAGGATGCCAGGGCTTCCCATCTAGTGTTTGATTTTGAGATATAGGTATACCTATATACACTCTCTTTTAGAAGAGTTGCAATTTTGAAAACTTTATGTTGTGGCAATGTTTTTCAATGGATATGGGACTCAGGAAACCAGTGTTCTAGTCTCAGCTCAGCCACTGGCCTACTGTGTAATTTTGATTTACATCccctccctatgcctcagttctccatctgtaaatggggatatTTCCTGCCTATGTGATTCATGGATGACAAGCTCTGTGACAGCTAGATAGTTAGTGAATCGCCACCTGACCATCAGAGATTGATAATAGGGGTTTTTCTGGCACTTTTACTGTGAAGCTGTGACAATACTATTTCTCAGCATTGTATGGGTCTATTCATTTGATAGCTTTCCTCCCGAAGTATTTCCTTCAAACATTGTACCTCATACTTCTGATTTCTCATAGCTCTGAACACACCATGAAGCAGAAGTGAGGGAATTTCAGTTTTTCTGGAATTAGTGAGTCAGAGGCTTTTCTTGACTTTCAGGAGCATGATCCAGAAAATCAAAAAGTTCGTCAGAAGCTGAAAGCAAAGGAGTGGGATGAACTGATAGCCAAGGGGAAGAGGTTCCATGTTCTTCAGGCTGTGAAGATTGGCTGTATCTGGGAAACAGAAGAAAGCAAAAGCAGTGCCCATGCAGACCTAAAGGTGCTTCAGCAGTTTGCAGTTTGTATTCTGGATTCATCTGTTGCCGAGGAAGAGCAGATGcagaaaacaagcaaaaaaaggacaaaagacCAGCAAAGTAAGACTGGGAAGGGCCAAACCTTTGTGATTTTTGCCTAGTCGTAAATCAGATGTCGCCTGCGAGGAAACCCCTCACGTATCCAATCTAAGtttgtttaaaattcaaaataacgAATAGTGTTAAATGACTAGTGTGAAGTCTGAAATATTTGCACGTGAACTTGGTGGAAACTTTTCCATGCTGGGTAGTTCTAACTATGTTCCATCTGAAATCTGTTGCTTGCTTTAAATGCTGGAGCCTTTTGCTGAGAAAAAGATTAGAAAATAAGACCATTTTGAGTTCAATTATATCCCTATATACTATTCATTGACTATTAATTAATGCTAAAGAGGCAGAACTCCTTAACAGAAAGGATGCTAATACCATGAAAACAGAGGGAGGGCTAGCGCAGGAGATGGAGTTGGACCTGTGGGTTCTATCCCCAATTGATACTGATTTGAGTTTAACAATACTtttttcctctctgtaaaatggtggGTATAATACCATACTGGGCTGTTGCACTGCTTGCATTCCAAAATCCCTTTAAGCAAAGTGCTCTCCCCATGTACTCTGAGTGACCACAACccttgtgtgtgggttttttggtaACAACTGCTTAGTTTATATCAGTGAGTCAATGACTTATCCTGAGCTCTAGGCATATATACCAGCTTGCCTTCAAAAACATACATGCAATCGTCTTTCTCTCTCCAGTCCTGGGACAACTGCTTCCGCTGCTCCATGGGAATGTCAATGGAAGTAAAGTGATCATCCATGAATTCCAGGAGTGTTGCCGCCAAGGACTGTTCAGTGAAACGGCCCTTGCCCCAGATATTAGTGATGCTAGTCCTACAAGTCCCAACACTTCCCGCCCGCAGACTCCAGTCAACGAGGACTCTGCTATCCCTTCCAAAGCCAGACTAAAGCGAATTATTTCAGAGAACTCTGTGTATGAGAAGAGACCTGAATATAGGATGTGTTGGTATGTCCACTCAGAGGTGCTGAAAAGCTTTGACCAAGAGCACCTTCCTGTTCCTTGTCAGTGGAACTACATCACACCAGTTCTTTCTGCAGCCAAGGAGGACAATAGCAGCGTACCAGGAGTGACAGTGATACAAACCACTCCAGTTTCAGTAAAGAGGAAGTCAACAGGAAGCATGTCTATCACCAAGTTCATGAAAAAACCTAGGGATGCAGAACAGGTGAGTTCCTTTAAGAACATTCTAACTTTATGTAACTCAGAAGAGGATGAGAACTTTTAACATAAAATAGTGATGATCTAACTAGGCAAGCCTGGATCTCCTTATAGATGGCAAAATGCTAGTTTTGCAGAGGGGAATATTGTCATGAATTTCATTGCAATGAATCCCTTATGGGATGGGGTGGCAAGAGAGCGGAAGCTGATACATATTCAAATTAATGTAAGATGCTGCTTTGGAGTTCTAGTTTTCAAGTTGAATaggaagtttaatttaaaatattggcaacTTTTCGGTCCCTCCACTTTCCCCTATGTGGGTAATGATCACCTCCAAACCACAAATGTTTTCTGAACACCTAGCTAAACCTGCTTATACTGCAGATCTCATCTTATATGCATGCGAAACAGTACATTCTATCGCTGTCAGATATCCTCCTTGCCGCCTAGCCTTGACTCACTACTCTCACCTCTTGCTCTCTGTTACAGCTTATGTTCAATACATACAAGCAAGTACCTGTGGACTAAATCCTTAACTGTTGCTTGTAAGGCCTCATAGCACTGTAGATCGGCAAAATATACACACCAAGGTAACTGTCAAGACAATCTAGTAAGCTTAGAAAGTCCTAGAGTACAACATGAAACATGAGGCAAAACTGAGTGCTTATAATGTGCTCTCGTTTTAGGCTACATGTTTCCTTCTGCTCTCTTCCCTGCTTCTCAATGTAATTGCAGATTTTAATAAGAATTTCAGCTGTTACATTGCTCTTAAATTTCACTTTCAAGATGCATGGGTCCTAAACATGCCTCTCAACACGTGGCGTACCTCATCTCGTGTAGTAA
Coding sequences within:
- the CHAF1A gene encoding chromatin assembly factor 1 subunit A; this encodes MAWWQLFAPMGAQSPPANRRQPRASSSSSSSSRWSRLRGRLLARLRGGEVTWGPLGLSAWRSVEPPRLPPNTSGRSWRAPVLAAAGGGARAALRGRDMAAMECRDKPVIPTRKLVQARLPFKRLNPVPKEKYDTGMEVKKAKSSQDVVGQNKDSNLDTSHASLDNMENDCQLDSEMQFTPKLVNGKGPLDNFVQKNMKNNMRETVLIFDLTEDSNHTLSDGLDHSKLNSEASSSVATTNGMIEDTNQSTPLKPVQNAQVDVSMDTNPSYEATANKYEDSIDVTKSCSELSNTQYNNLENESELKGVIFEGKMPVVVLEDIMTVRSPHVVSLEGSMTSESETMESSPEGDSILTNSSLSSPSSTSSPEAQNRSDTSPLAASIPVRKVHQKFLKGSAEKEKLRSQRDQERADKLQKLQAEKEEKGRLKEEAKAAKERAKEEAKKKKEEEKELKEKERREKKEKDEKEKAEKLRVKEEKRKERQEALEAKLEEKRKKEEEKRLKEEEKRINAQKAEITRFFQKPKTPQAPKTLAGSCGKFAPFEIKENMVLAPLCRVAFDQDLSDQLDQLLQAQNNDISFLEELKCRKPHKSGPTIVCYRSADIVNSDVVIVDSCKMDNVPERKKFGRMKLLQFSENHRPAYWGTWNKKTTVIHPRNPWSKDSKLLDYEIDSDEEWEEEEPGESLSHSEGDDDEEGGEDEDDDDGFFVPHGYLSEDEGVTEEHDPENQKVRQKLKAKEWDELIAKGKRFHVLQAVKIGCIWETEESKSSAHADLKVLQQFAVCILDSSVAEEEQMQKTSKKRTKDQQILGQLLPLLHGNVNGSKVIIHEFQECCRQGLFSETALAPDISDASPTSPNTSRPQTPVNEDSAIPSKARLKRIISENSVYEKRPEYRMCWYVHSEVLKSFDQEHLPVPCQWNYITPVLSAAKEDNSSVPGVTVIQTTPVSVKRKSTGSMSITKFMKKPRDAEQAEAVEMDGFQADTEEEEEDDCMIVDIHPGKDSTSAITETTSESDGAMEIVPMQKAIAVGPSNAV